The Syngnathus typhle isolate RoL2023-S1 ecotype Sweden linkage group LG16, RoL_Styp_1.0, whole genome shotgun sequence genome includes a region encoding these proteins:
- the ccr6b gene encoding C-C chemokine receptor type 6: protein MSSVAPDYYYYPGTDDYTDAEPCNLDPNPAEVITQTSMHSLICVFGLVGNVLVVATYLFYKRTKTMTDIYLANVAVADLTFVLALPFIIYNERHSWAMGTAVCKVLRSAYCINLYGGMLLLACISGDRYIAIVQARRSFGARSSSLIHSRIICTVVWLCAAALTLPTLLYTERFEESAPGAESVHVTCELSFSNDETAKLIKMLIPCLQMAIGFLLPLVVMVLCYSSITCTLIRARSSQRHKAIRVVLAVVVFFIVCHLPYNVALLNHTLDLFEQRSCRGERLSLQVLAVTKSVAYLHCCVNPILYAFIGSKFRSHFKQILMDLWCFGKRYMSSARTSDVCTSGFKSSDGSNNFSSFSV from the coding sequence atgtcttcagtggctcCAGACTATTACTATTATCCCGGCACTGATGACTATACAGATGCGGAGCCGTGCAACCTGGATCCAAATCCCGCTGAAGTCATCACCCAAACCTCCATGCACTCCCTCATCTGTGTCTTTGGCCTAGTTGGGAACGTCCTCGTGGTGGCCACTTACTTATTCTACAAGAGGACCAAGACAATGACAGACATCTACCTGGCCAATGTGGCGGTGGCCGACCTGACCTTTGTGCTGGCCCTGCCTTTTATCATTTACAACGAGCGGCACAGCTGGGCGATGGGCACGGCGGTCTGCAAGGTGCTGAGGTCGGCCTACTGCATTAACCTTTACGGCGGGATGCTGCTGCTGGCGTGCATCAGCGGCGACCGTTACATCGCCATCGTCCAAGCCAGACGCTCTTTCGGGGCCCGCTCGAGTTCTCTCATCCACAGCCGCATCATATGCACCGTCGTGTGGCTTTGCGCGGCCGCCTTAACGCTGCCCACCCTTCTCTACACCGAGCGCTTTGAGGAGAGCGCTCCGGGGGCCGAGAGCGTGCACGTGACCTGCGAACTGTCTTTCAGCAACGACGAGACGGCCAAGTTGATCAAAATGCTGATCCCCTGCCTTCAAATGGCCATTGGGTTCCTGCTGCCCCTAGTGGTGATGGTGCTGTGCTACTCCAGCATCACGTGCACGTTGATACGAGCGCGAAGCAGCCAGAGGCACAAAGCCATCCGCGTGGTCTTGGCCGTGGTTGTGTTCTTCATCGTGTGCCACCTCCCCTACAACGTGGCTCTGCTCAACCACACGCTTGATCTGTTTGAGCAGAGAAGTTGTCGGGGAGAAAGGCTCAGTCTTCAGGTTCTGGCTGTTACGAAAAGTGTGGCCTATCTCCACTGCTGCGTCAATCCCATCCTCTATGCCTTCATCGGCTCCAAATTTAGGAGCCACTTTAAGCAAATACTGATGGACCTGTGGTGCTTTGGTAAGAGGTACATGTCCTCGGCCCGCACGTCTGACGTCTGCACCTCGGGCTTCAAGTCTTCGGATGGCTCAAACAACTTCTCCTCGTTTAGTGTTTGA